In Silene latifolia isolate original U9 population chromosome X, ASM4854445v1, whole genome shotgun sequence, the following proteins share a genomic window:
- the LOC141618611 gene encoding uncharacterized protein LOC141618611 produces MVYKSWDSICAPWDEGGFNIKNLTVWNQAAMLSWLWKLDQNKGSIWVNWMSKYYLHDHSIWSMEVREHHPECLRGIIQTRDHCIAQLGSSSHVKDLLLHCDVAGKFSIKHAYNALRTKFAITECSQAIQRGFYLPRHRVLLQLAAHNCLATVDRQIGRGLPMVNRCSLCQKQSETTAHLFFACSYSSEVLLAIKQWVGINTSATSLLQLLSWTNKRKHRRHWRIQWVQNSIAATVYSIWSERNLRIFENKCRPSHTLIRDIQYIVSIILFAKNQEVFHEEILDSFLASRN; encoded by the coding sequence ATGGTTTATAAAAGTTGGGACAGCATCTGTGCTCCTTGGGATGAGGGTGGCTTCAACATTAAAAATCTTACAGTCTGGAATCAGGCAGCAATGCTAAGCTGGCTCTGGAAATTAGATCAGAACAAAGGGTCTATTTGGGTGAACTGGATGTCCAAGTACTACTTACATGATCATTCCATCTGGTCGATGGAAGTAAGGGAGCATCACCCAGAGTGTCTTCGTGGTATTATCCAAACCAGGGACCATTGCATTGCTCAGCTGGGCAGCTCTTCTCATGTCAAAGATCTCCTACTGCATTGTGATGTGGCTGGCAAGTTCTCCATTAAGCATGCTTATAATGCTTTAAGGACTAAGTTTGCCATCACTGAGTGTAGTCAGGCTATTCAGAGGGGCTTTTACCTCCCTAGACATCGTGTTCTCCTGCAACTGGCTGCTCATAACTGTCTTGCTACTGTGGATCGTCAGATTGGTAGAGGTCTTCCCATGGTTAATAGATGCTCTCTTTGTCAGAAGCAAAGTGAAACTACTGCTCACTTGTTCTTCGCTTGTAGTTATTCTTCTGAGGTGTTGCTTGCCATTAAGCAATGGGTGGGGATAAACACATCTGCAACTTCCCTATTGCAGCTGCTAAGTTGGACTAACAAACGAAAGCATAGGAGGCATTGGCGCATTCAGTGGGTTCAAAACAGTATTGCAGCAACTGTCTACAGCATTTGGAGTGAAAGAAACCTGCGAATTTTTGAGAACAAATGTCGTCCAAGTCACACACTCATCCGGGATATTCAGTACATTGTTAGCATCATTTTATTTGCCAAGAACCAGGAGGTTTTTCATGAAGAAATCTTAGATAGTTTCCTAGCTTCTAGGAATTAG